From Verrucomicrobiia bacterium, the proteins below share one genomic window:
- the trmD gene encoding tRNA (guanosine(37)-N1)-methyltransferase TrmD — protein MKIDVLTLFPAMFVGPLDESIVQRARTNGMLNLSVVNLRDFTHDRHKTVDDKPFGGGPGMLLKPEPIFEAVEKLASDKTRVILLSPTGRKFDQAIARELSQQEELLLICGSYEGFDERIREQLADDELSIGDYVLTNGALPAMVIIDAVTRLLPGVLGDDESSRDESFSENLLEYPHYTRPAEFRGMKVPDVLLSGNHAEIAKWRAKQARVRTAERRPDLLK, from the coding sequence ATGAAGATAGACGTGCTGACTTTGTTTCCGGCGATGTTCGTGGGACCGCTGGATGAGAGCATCGTGCAGCGAGCGCGCACGAACGGGATGTTGAATTTGTCGGTGGTGAATCTACGGGATTTCACGCATGACCGCCACAAGACGGTGGATGATAAACCGTTTGGCGGCGGGCCGGGAATGTTGTTGAAGCCCGAGCCGATCTTTGAAGCGGTGGAGAAATTGGCGTCGGACAAGACGCGGGTGATTTTGCTTTCGCCGACGGGGCGGAAGTTTGATCAGGCGATTGCGCGTGAGTTGTCGCAGCAGGAAGAATTGCTGTTGATTTGCGGCAGTTACGAAGGGTTCGACGAGCGGATCCGCGAGCAACTGGCCGATGACGAATTGTCCATCGGCGATTATGTGCTGACGAATGGCGCGCTGCCGGCGATGGTGATCATTGACGCGGTGACGCGGCTGCTGCCCGGCGTGCTGGGCGATGACGAGAGTTCGCGGGACGAGTCGTTCAGCGAAAATTTGCTGGAGTATCCGCACTACACGCGGCCAGCGGAATTTCGCGGGATGAAGGTGCCGGACGTGCTGCTCTCGGGCAACCATGCAGAAATCGCGAAGTGGCGGGCGAAGCAGGCGCGAGTGCGCACGGCGGAACGCCGGCCAGATTTGTTGAAATGA
- the rplS gene encoding 50S ribosomal protein L19, giving the protein MNQALLDKIESEQYRKTAVEFSVGDSVKVHTKVVEGDKERIQIFSGVVIGRRGHGMNATFTVRRISYGEGVERVFPIHSPRVDRVEVERKGAVRRAKLTYLRKRLGKGATLVKEKEGRSAAADAAAAKSAAKASAKTAAAEASAAAPATA; this is encoded by the coding sequence ATGAACCAAGCATTACTTGATAAAATTGAATCGGAACAGTATCGCAAAACCGCGGTTGAATTTAGCGTGGGAGATTCTGTCAAAGTCCACACCAAGGTTGTTGAAGGCGACAAGGAACGCATCCAGATTTTCTCGGGCGTGGTCATCGGCCGCCGCGGACATGGAATGAACGCGACCTTCACCGTGCGCCGCATCAGCTACGGCGAAGGTGTGGAACGCGTGTTCCCGATTCATTCGCCGCGCGTTGACCGCGTTGAAGTGGAGCGTAAAGGCGCTGTCCGCCGGGCGAAGCTCACCTACTTGCGCAAGCGCCTCGGCAAGGGCGCCACGCTGGTGAAGGAAAAAGAAGGCCGCAGTGCTGCTGCGGATGCCGCCGCCGCCAAGTCCGCTGCGAAAGCGTCGGCCAAGACTGCCGCTGCCGAAGCTTCCGCCGCCGCCCCCGCGACCGCTTAA